In one window of Desulfofalx alkaliphila DSM 12257 DNA:
- a CDS encoding helix-turn-helix domain-containing protein: MSFNLSEFIRMEMAKKNIKAVDLADALNKSPSYISKMLKNNIIPDYEDLKVIAKILDINYSFLLFQIGILDEADLKHIIACNTLKEYLGELLKVNDMKEEKVNAFINFLETNKENLGDNLTDELLNNVKDALGENFIYPDYATPYTEDSYYGFKKIRNLRLATGEYVRSKFRKLPLYTALNSGPITGRDMGFDFSLLKEEIEPDSEVVWFKPDDKEYCYLVNLGQYKDKDKILFERGDAIYVGKYNYQEKTMVLTDIMNAVSREEDDTPIVLTDTKSIRIIGKVLFEFKAG; encoded by the coding sequence ATGAGTTTTAATTTAAGTGAATTTATTAGAATGGAAATGGCCAAAAAAAATATAAAGGCAGTTGATTTAGCAGATGCACTAAATAAATCACCATCTTATATCAGCAAGATGCTTAAAAACAACATTATTCCGGATTACGAGGACTTAAAAGTCATAGCCAAAATACTAGATATTAACTATTCCTTTTTGCTCTTCCAGATAGGGATTCTTGATGAAGCGGATCTAAAACATATAATTGCCTGCAATACTCTTAAGGAATACTTAGGAGAGTTACTAAAAGTAAATGATATGAAAGAGGAAAAGGTTAATGCTTTTATTAACTTCCTTGAGACCAATAAGGAGAATTTGGGAGATAACTTAACTGACGAACTACTAAATAACGTAAAAGATGCATTAGGGGAGAACTTTATCTATCCAGATTATGCAACCCCCTATACCGAGGATTCCTATTACGGATTTAAAAAAATAAGGAACCTTAGGCTAGCCACTGGGGAATATGTGAGAAGTAAGTTCAGGAAGTTGCCTTTATATACTGCACTAAATAGCGGACCAATAACAGGTAGGGATATGGGATTTGATTTTAGCCTTTTAAAGGAAGAAATAGAACCAGATAGTGAAGTGGTGTGGTTTAAACCTGATGATAAGGAGTACTGCTACCTTGTTAATCTTGGACAATACAAAGATAAAGATAAAATACTTTTTGAAAGGGGTGATGCAATATACGTCGGTAAATATAATTATCAGGAAAAAACCATGGTCTTAACTGATATTATGAATGCAGTTTCAAGGGAAGAAGATGATACACCTATTGTTCTAACTGATACTAAAAGCATAAGGATTATTGGCAAAGTTTTATTTGAATTTAAAGCAGGATAA